The Sebastes umbrosus isolate fSebUmb1 chromosome 19, fSebUmb1.pri, whole genome shotgun sequence genome has a segment encoding these proteins:
- the nefla gene encoding neurofilament light polypeptide isoform X3, with protein sequence MSSIGYDPYYSASPYRRWYVEAPPRVVVNRGRTHSVYSSHASPLSSSRHQYSSPGRVLLSSSSQASSLDLELSQAAQISSEFRAVRTQERGQLQDLNDRFAGFIERVRELEQQNRALEAELLLLRQRHNEPSRLRALYEQEARALRAAVDEARAEQQAVLGQRERLEQTLSALQGRYEEEVLAREEAEGRLMDARREADQAALGKAELEKSVETLLEELAFLKRIHEGEVVELQAQVQLGVQVAVESEAATPDLSGALRDIRSQYERLAARNMQAAEEWFRGKVGSMTETVAQHSDAVRSSKDEAGEYRRQLQARLLDIDACRGINESLEKQLHEIEDKQSAEIDAMHDTIAELESEQRGTKQEMARYLKEYQDLLNVKMALDIEIAAYRKLLEGEESRFSVGVAGGVSSMYGHSYSAPSFGRPILSSMSSGSSYLVTSRLLSSSFSTTEGIISASHAQQAEASPPGEEEEEEEEAEAEEEVKEEEEEKEEEEGGEETKEETKEDEEKEDEEGGEEEGDKEQGDEEVAVGDEEAKGGDEEAKEGEEGGDEEEQKEEVTEAAEDDGEKEDKGEGEEVKEVKEEAQEEVKTEGGDDKGEDAKEEEKEEKEEAKKSEEKEDKPDAKKDEKDDDKSDDKDDTKDEKAAPKTDDKAEAKKEKDEGKAAKPEAVEEKSTKGKK encoded by the exons ATGAGTAGCATCGGATATGACCCCTACTACTCCGCCTCACCGTACAGACGCTGGTATGTCGAGGCTCCCCCTCGTGTCGTGGTGAACCGAGGGAGGACCCACTCCGTCTACTCCTCTCATGCCTCCCCGCTGTCCTCCTCCCGTCATCAGTACTCCTCTCCCGGCCGGgtgctgctctcctcctcctcgcaaGCCTCGTCCCTGGATCTGGAGCTCAGCCAGGCCGCCCAGATCAGCTCAGAATTCCGCGCCGTGCGCACCCAAGAGCGCGGCCAGCTGCAGGACCTCAACGACCGCTTTGCCGGCTTCATCGAGAGAGTGCGTGAGCTGGAGCAGCAGAACCGTGCTTTGgaggcagagctgctgctgctgaggcagAGGCACAACGAGCCGTCCCGCCTGAGAGCGCTGTACGAGCAAGAGGCCCGGGCCCTGAGGGCCGCTGTGGATGAGGCCAGGGCAGAACAACAGGCCGTCCTGGGACAGAGGGAGCGGCTGGAGCAAACTCTGAGCGCCTTGCAGGGTCGATATGAGGAAGAAGTGCTGGCTCGCGAAGAGGCCGAGGGCAGGCTGATGGACGCCCGCCGTGAGGCCGACCAGGCTGCCTTAGGTAAGGCCGAGCTGGAGAAGAGCGTCGAAACTCTTCTGGAGGAGCTGGCCTTCCTCAAGAGGATCCACGAAGGCGAGGTGGTCGAGCTTCAGGCCCAGGTCCAGCTTGGCGTCCAGGTGGCGGTAGAGTCAGAGGCCGCAACACCTGACCTCTCCGGGGCCCTGAGGGACATCCGGTCCCAGTATGAAAGGCTGGCAGCAAGAAACATGCAGGCAGCAGAGGAGTGGTTCAGGGGGAAGGTGGGCTCCATGACCGAGACCGTGGCCCAGCACAGCGACGCCGTGAGAAGCTCCAAGGACGAAGCGGGAGAGTACCGGCGCCAGCTCCAGGCCCGCCTGCTGGACATCGACGCGTGCCGAGGCATCAACGAATCCCTGGAGAAACAATTGCATGAGATAGAAGACAAGCAGAGTGCTGAGATAGACGCTATGCAC GACACCATCGCAGAGTTGGAGAGCGAGCAGAGAGGCACCAAACAGGAAATGGCGCGCTACCTGAAAGAGTACCAGGACCTTCTGAATGTCAAGATGGCTCTGGACATCGAGATCGCTGCATACAG GAAGCTGCTGGAAGGGGAGGAGTCTCGCTTCAGTGTAGGAGTGGCTGGGGGCGTGTCCTCCATGTACGGTCACAGTTACTCAGCGCCCTCCTTCGGCCGGCCCATCCTCTCCAGCATGAGCTCAGGCTCCTCCTACCTGGTGACGTCACGTCTGCTCAGCTCCAGCTTCAGCACCACCGAGGGGATCATCTCTGCCAGCCACGCCCAGCAAGCAGAGGCCAGCCCACCaggggaagaagaggaagaggaggaggaggcagaggcagaggaggaggtaaaggaggaagaggaggagaaagaagaagaagaaggaggagaggagacaaaggaggagacaaaggaggacgaggagaaggaggatgaagagggaggagaggaggagggagataaAGAGCAAGGAGACGAAGAAGTGGCTGTGGGAGATGAAGAGGCTaagggaggagatgaagaggctaaggagggagaagagg GTGGTGATGAAGAAGAGCAAAAGGAAGAGGTGACAGAGGCTGCTGAAGATGACGGGGAGAAAGAGGacaaaggagaaggagaagaggtcAAAGAGGTCAAAGAGGAAGCACAAGAGGAGGTAAAAACAGAAGGAGGTGATGACAAGG GTGAGGatgcaaaagaagaagaaaaagaggagaaggaagaggcgAAAAAAAGCGAAGAGAAAGAAGATAAACCAGATGCCAAGAAAGACGAAAAAGACGACGACAAATCTGACGACAAAGACGACACCAAAGACGAAAAAGCCGCTCCGAAGACAGATGACAAAGCTGAAGCCAAAAAGGAGAAAGACGAGGGAAAAGCGGCCAAACCTGAAGCCGTTGAAGAAAAGAGCACAAAGGGTAAAAAGTAA
- the nefla gene encoding neurofilament light polypeptide isoform X1 gives MSSIGYDPYYSASPYRRWYVEAPPRVVVNRGRTHSVYSSHASPLSSSRHQYSSPGRVLLSSSSQASSLDLELSQAAQISSEFRAVRTQERGQLQDLNDRFAGFIERVRELEQQNRALEAELLLLRQRHNEPSRLRALYEQEARALRAAVDEARAEQQAVLGQRERLEQTLSALQGRYEEEVLAREEAEGRLMDARREADQAALGKAELEKSVETLLEELAFLKRIHEGEVVELQAQVQLGVQVAVESEAATPDLSGALRDIRSQYERLAARNMQAAEEWFRGKVGSMTETVAQHSDAVRSSKDEAGEYRRQLQARLLDIDACRGINESLEKQLHEIEDKQSAEIDAMHDTIAELESEQRGTKQEMARYLKEYQDLLNVKMALDIEIAAYRKLLEGEESRFSVGVAGGVSSMYGHSYSAPSFGRPILSSMSSGSSYLVTSRLLSSSFSTTEGIISASHAQQAEASPPGEEEEEEEEAEAEEEVKEEEEEKEEEEGGEETKEETKEDEEKEDEEGGEEEGDKEQGDEEVAVGDEEAKGGDEEAKEGEEGGDEEEQKEEVTEAAEDDGEKEDKGEGEEVKEVKEEAQEEVKTEGGDDKGDEVKTEGGDDKGEDAKEEEKEEKEEAKKSEEKEDKPDAKKDEKDDDKSDDKDDTKDEKAAPKTDDKAEAKKEKDEGKAAKPEAVEEKSTKGKK, from the exons ATGAGTAGCATCGGATATGACCCCTACTACTCCGCCTCACCGTACAGACGCTGGTATGTCGAGGCTCCCCCTCGTGTCGTGGTGAACCGAGGGAGGACCCACTCCGTCTACTCCTCTCATGCCTCCCCGCTGTCCTCCTCCCGTCATCAGTACTCCTCTCCCGGCCGGgtgctgctctcctcctcctcgcaaGCCTCGTCCCTGGATCTGGAGCTCAGCCAGGCCGCCCAGATCAGCTCAGAATTCCGCGCCGTGCGCACCCAAGAGCGCGGCCAGCTGCAGGACCTCAACGACCGCTTTGCCGGCTTCATCGAGAGAGTGCGTGAGCTGGAGCAGCAGAACCGTGCTTTGgaggcagagctgctgctgctgaggcagAGGCACAACGAGCCGTCCCGCCTGAGAGCGCTGTACGAGCAAGAGGCCCGGGCCCTGAGGGCCGCTGTGGATGAGGCCAGGGCAGAACAACAGGCCGTCCTGGGACAGAGGGAGCGGCTGGAGCAAACTCTGAGCGCCTTGCAGGGTCGATATGAGGAAGAAGTGCTGGCTCGCGAAGAGGCCGAGGGCAGGCTGATGGACGCCCGCCGTGAGGCCGACCAGGCTGCCTTAGGTAAGGCCGAGCTGGAGAAGAGCGTCGAAACTCTTCTGGAGGAGCTGGCCTTCCTCAAGAGGATCCACGAAGGCGAGGTGGTCGAGCTTCAGGCCCAGGTCCAGCTTGGCGTCCAGGTGGCGGTAGAGTCAGAGGCCGCAACACCTGACCTCTCCGGGGCCCTGAGGGACATCCGGTCCCAGTATGAAAGGCTGGCAGCAAGAAACATGCAGGCAGCAGAGGAGTGGTTCAGGGGGAAGGTGGGCTCCATGACCGAGACCGTGGCCCAGCACAGCGACGCCGTGAGAAGCTCCAAGGACGAAGCGGGAGAGTACCGGCGCCAGCTCCAGGCCCGCCTGCTGGACATCGACGCGTGCCGAGGCATCAACGAATCCCTGGAGAAACAATTGCATGAGATAGAAGACAAGCAGAGTGCTGAGATAGACGCTATGCAC GACACCATCGCAGAGTTGGAGAGCGAGCAGAGAGGCACCAAACAGGAAATGGCGCGCTACCTGAAAGAGTACCAGGACCTTCTGAATGTCAAGATGGCTCTGGACATCGAGATCGCTGCATACAG GAAGCTGCTGGAAGGGGAGGAGTCTCGCTTCAGTGTAGGAGTGGCTGGGGGCGTGTCCTCCATGTACGGTCACAGTTACTCAGCGCCCTCCTTCGGCCGGCCCATCCTCTCCAGCATGAGCTCAGGCTCCTCCTACCTGGTGACGTCACGTCTGCTCAGCTCCAGCTTCAGCACCACCGAGGGGATCATCTCTGCCAGCCACGCCCAGCAAGCAGAGGCCAGCCCACCaggggaagaagaggaagaggaggaggaggcagaggcagaggaggaggtaaaggaggaagaggaggagaaagaagaagaagaaggaggagaggagacaaaggaggagacaaaggaggacgaggagaaggaggatgaagagggaggagaggaggagggagataaAGAGCAAGGAGACGAAGAAGTGGCTGTGGGAGATGAAGAGGCTaagggaggagatgaagaggctaaggagggagaagagg GTGGTGATGAAGAAGAGCAAAAGGAAGAGGTGACAGAGGCTGCTGAAGATGACGGGGAGAAAGAGGacaaaggagaaggagaagaggtcAAAGAGGTCAAAGAGGAAGCACAAGAGGAGGTAAAAACAGAAGGAGGTGATGACAAGGGTGATGAGGTAAAAACAGAAGGAGGTGATGACAAGGGTGAGGatgcaaaagaagaagaaaaagaggagaaggaagaggcgAAAAAAAGCGAAGAGAAAGAAGATAAACCAGATGCCAAGAAAGACGAAAAAGACGACGACAAATCTGACGACAAAGACGACACCAAAGACGAAAAAGCCGCTCCGAAGACAGATGACAAAGCTGAAGCCAAAAAGGAGAAAGACGAGGGAAAAGCGGCCAAACCTGAAGCCGTTGAAGAAAAGAGCACAAAGGGTAAAAAGTAA
- the nefla gene encoding neurofilament light polypeptide isoform X2: MSSIGYDPYYSASPYRRWYVEAPPRVVVNRGRTHSVYSSHASPLSSSRHQYSSPGRVLLSSSSQASSLDLELSQAAQISSEFRAVRTQERGQLQDLNDRFAGFIERVRELEQQNRALEAELLLLRQRHNEPSRLRALYEQEARALRAAVDEARAEQQAVLGQRERLEQTLSALQGRYEEEVLAREEAEGRLMDARREADQAALGKAELEKSVETLLEELAFLKRIHEGEVVELQAQVQLGVQVAVESEAATPDLSGALRDIRSQYERLAARNMQAAEEWFRGKVGSMTETVAQHSDAVRSSKDEAGEYRRQLQARLLDIDACRGINESLEKQLHEIEDKQSAEIDAMHDTIAELESEQRGTKQEMARYLKEYQDLLNVKMALDIEIAAYRKLLEGEESRFSVGVAGGVSSMYGHSYSAPSFGRPILSSMSSGSSYLVTSRLLSSSFSTTEGIISASHAQQAEASPPGEEEEEEEEAEAEEEVKEEEEEKEEEEGGEETKEETKEDEEKEDEEGGEEEGDKEQGDEEVAVGDEEAKGGDEEAKEGEEGGDEEEQKEEVTEAAEDDGEKEDKGEGEEVKEVKEEAQEEVKTEGGDDKGEDAKEEEKEEKEEAKKSEEKEDKPDAKKDEKDDDKSDDKDDTKDEKAAPKTDDKAEAKKEKDEGKAAKPEAVEEKSTKGKK, encoded by the exons ATGAGTAGCATCGGATATGACCCCTACTACTCCGCCTCACCGTACAGACGCTGGTATGTCGAGGCTCCCCCTCGTGTCGTGGTGAACCGAGGGAGGACCCACTCCGTCTACTCCTCTCATGCCTCCCCGCTGTCCTCCTCCCGTCATCAGTACTCCTCTCCCGGCCGGgtgctgctctcctcctcctcgcaaGCCTCGTCCCTGGATCTGGAGCTCAGCCAGGCCGCCCAGATCAGCTCAGAATTCCGCGCCGTGCGCACCCAAGAGCGCGGCCAGCTGCAGGACCTCAACGACCGCTTTGCCGGCTTCATCGAGAGAGTGCGTGAGCTGGAGCAGCAGAACCGTGCTTTGgaggcagagctgctgctgctgaggcagAGGCACAACGAGCCGTCCCGCCTGAGAGCGCTGTACGAGCAAGAGGCCCGGGCCCTGAGGGCCGCTGTGGATGAGGCCAGGGCAGAACAACAGGCCGTCCTGGGACAGAGGGAGCGGCTGGAGCAAACTCTGAGCGCCTTGCAGGGTCGATATGAGGAAGAAGTGCTGGCTCGCGAAGAGGCCGAGGGCAGGCTGATGGACGCCCGCCGTGAGGCCGACCAGGCTGCCTTAGGTAAGGCCGAGCTGGAGAAGAGCGTCGAAACTCTTCTGGAGGAGCTGGCCTTCCTCAAGAGGATCCACGAAGGCGAGGTGGTCGAGCTTCAGGCCCAGGTCCAGCTTGGCGTCCAGGTGGCGGTAGAGTCAGAGGCCGCAACACCTGACCTCTCCGGGGCCCTGAGGGACATCCGGTCCCAGTATGAAAGGCTGGCAGCAAGAAACATGCAGGCAGCAGAGGAGTGGTTCAGGGGGAAGGTGGGCTCCATGACCGAGACCGTGGCCCAGCACAGCGACGCCGTGAGAAGCTCCAAGGACGAAGCGGGAGAGTACCGGCGCCAGCTCCAGGCCCGCCTGCTGGACATCGACGCGTGCCGAGGCATCAACGAATCCCTGGAGAAACAATTGCATGAGATAGAAGACAAGCAGAGTGCTGAGATAGACGCTATGCAC GACACCATCGCAGAGTTGGAGAGCGAGCAGAGAGGCACCAAACAGGAAATGGCGCGCTACCTGAAAGAGTACCAGGACCTTCTGAATGTCAAGATGGCTCTGGACATCGAGATCGCTGCATACAG GAAGCTGCTGGAAGGGGAGGAGTCTCGCTTCAGTGTAGGAGTGGCTGGGGGCGTGTCCTCCATGTACGGTCACAGTTACTCAGCGCCCTCCTTCGGCCGGCCCATCCTCTCCAGCATGAGCTCAGGCTCCTCCTACCTGGTGACGTCACGTCTGCTCAGCTCCAGCTTCAGCACCACCGAGGGGATCATCTCTGCCAGCCACGCCCAGCAAGCAGAGGCCAGCCCACCaggggaagaagaggaagaggaggaggaggcagaggcagaggaggaggtaaaggaggaagaggaggagaaagaagaagaagaaggaggagaggagacaaaggaggagacaaaggaggacgaggagaaggaggatgaagagggaggagaggaggagggagataaAGAGCAAGGAGACGAAGAAGTGGCTGTGGGAGATGAAGAGGCTaagggaggagatgaagaggctaaggagggagaagagg GTGGTGATGAAGAAGAGCAAAAGGAAGAGGTGACAGAGGCTGCTGAAGATGACGGGGAGAAAGAGGacaaaggagaaggagaagaggtcAAAGAGGTCAAAGAGGAAGCACAAGAGGAG GTAAAAACAGAAGGAGGTGATGACAAGGGTGAGGatgcaaaagaagaagaaaaagaggagaaggaagaggcgAAAAAAAGCGAAGAGAAAGAAGATAAACCAGATGCCAAGAAAGACGAAAAAGACGACGACAAATCTGACGACAAAGACGACACCAAAGACGAAAAAGCCGCTCCGAAGACAGATGACAAAGCTGAAGCCAAAAAGGAGAAAGACGAGGGAAAAGCGGCCAAACCTGAAGCCGTTGAAGAAAAGAGCACAAAGGGTAAAAAGTAA